A DNA window from Chthonomonas sp. contains the following coding sequences:
- a CDS encoding NUDIX domain-containing protein: MTAKLYVVALLAQRNDQILVVRKHGTTKWFQPGGKPLTNEAPEDALRRELREELGCELRDVQFLERVVCAPANEANTEMTADVFTAEVVGEVLAQAEIAEVSWAKWSEVNAVDFAPLIVDHMVRHRARL, translated from the coding sequence GTGACCGCAAAGCTCTATGTTGTGGCTCTTTTGGCCCAACGGAATGACCAAATCCTTGTGGTTCGTAAGCACGGCACAACGAAGTGGTTTCAGCCGGGCGGCAAACCCCTTACAAACGAAGCCCCCGAGGACGCGTTGCGCCGTGAACTCCGCGAAGAGTTGGGCTGCGAGTTGCGGGATGTGCAGTTTCTGGAGCGCGTGGTGTGCGCGCCGGCCAACGAGGCCAACACCGAGATGACGGCCGACGTGTTCACGGCAGAGGTAGTCGGCGAGGTCCTCGCGCAAGCCGAAATCGCCGAGGTGAGTTGGGCAAAATGGAGCGAAGTCAATGCGGTTGACTTCGCTCCGCTCATTGTCGATCACATGGTGCGCCACCGAGCGCGCCTGTGA
- the pdxS gene encoding pyridoxal 5'-phosphate synthase lyase subunit PdxS, which translates to MSTILDSTLPPTRLKTWREKVGLAEMLKGGVIMDVVDPDQAKIAEDAGAVAVMALERVPADIRRDGGVARMSDPDMIAGIQACVDIPVMAKCRIGHFAEAQILEALEVDFIDESEVLTPADHENHVDKHGFTVPFVCGAKNLGEALRRCGEGAAMMRTKGEAGTGDVVEAVRHMRTIMREIRRVHSAREDELYVLAKEFQAPLDMIRIVHETGKLPVPNFSAGGIATPADAALMMQLGAETVFVGSGIFKSGDPAKRARACVEAVLFYNDPKKLAEISRNLGEAMVGINCSSLPPQEQLASRGW; encoded by the coding sequence ATGAGCACCATTTTGGACTCAACCCTTCCCCCCACCCGACTCAAGACCTGGCGCGAAAAGGTCGGTCTCGCCGAGATGCTTAAGGGCGGCGTCATCATGGACGTCGTTGATCCTGATCAGGCGAAGATCGCCGAAGACGCCGGTGCCGTGGCCGTGATGGCCCTGGAGCGCGTGCCCGCCGATATCCGCCGCGATGGTGGCGTGGCCCGCATGAGCGACCCCGACATGATCGCCGGGATTCAGGCGTGCGTGGACATCCCCGTCATGGCGAAATGCCGCATCGGCCACTTCGCCGAAGCGCAGATTCTGGAAGCCCTGGAAGTTGACTTTATCGACGAAAGCGAAGTGCTGACCCCCGCCGACCACGAAAACCATGTGGATAAGCATGGCTTCACCGTGCCGTTTGTCTGCGGCGCCAAGAACCTGGGCGAGGCCCTACGACGTTGCGGCGAAGGCGCGGCGATGATGCGCACCAAGGGCGAGGCCGGAACCGGCGACGTCGTGGAAGCGGTCCGTCACATGCGCACCATCATGCGCGAAATCCGACGCGTGCACAGCGCGCGCGAAGACGAACTCTACGTGCTGGCCAAGGAATTTCAAGCGCCGCTGGACATGATCCGCATTGTCCACGAAACCGGCAAGCTGCCGGTGCCCAACTTCTCGGCCGGTGGCATCGCCACTCCCGCGGACGCCGCGCTGATGATGCAACTCGGAGCCGAAACCGTGTTTGTCGGCAGCGGCATCTTCAAATCGGGTGACCCCGCCAAGCGCGCCCGCGCCTGCGTCGAAGCCGTGCTGTTCTACAACGACCCCAAGAAGCTGGCCGAAATCAGCCGCAACCTGGGCGAAGCCATGGTCGGCATCAACTGCAGCAGCCTGCCCCCGCAAGAGCAGCTCGCCTCGCGCGGCTGGTAA
- a CDS encoding HIT domain-containing protein: protein MASIFTRILNGEIPGEVLWQDEHCFAIRDIHPQAPTHVLVIPKTEVQGVAATGDQGDHNHLLNAARKVAEQLGLTTYRLVINQGPDAGQVVDHLHVHLLAGKKMTSDFA, encoded by the coding sequence ATGGCCTCGATTTTCACGCGCATTCTCAACGGCGAAATCCCGGGCGAAGTCTTGTGGCAAGACGAGCACTGCTTCGCCATTCGCGATATTCACCCGCAAGCGCCGACGCACGTGTTGGTGATTCCGAAGACCGAAGTGCAGGGCGTCGCCGCGACCGGCGACCAAGGCGACCACAACCACCTTCTTAACGCGGCTCGCAAGGTCGCCGAGCAACTCGGACTGACCACCTATCGCCTCGTGATCAACCAGGGGCCGGATGCCGGCCAAGTGGTGGATCATCTTCATGTCCACCTGTTGGCGGGCAAGAAGATGACCTCCGACTTTGCTTAG
- the rsmI gene encoding 16S rRNA (cytidine(1402)-2'-O)-methyltransferase, with protein sequence MGGRLVVVAGPIGNLSDLSPRAREELANADGWFVEDTRISGKLQTVLGVKKPMRTLNEHTTPRAVQAYVDEVAKDQTWAVLSDGGAPAISDPGALLVDLAREDDIEVDAIPGPSAVTTALMLSGFYAQRFAFLGFLPRKPGPMGRELEAYAESTLTLVVFESPFRVRAFLEVAGKALPGRRYAICREMSKAHQQVFRAELPIIPSEKEVPSKGEFTIVLEGKRSRDSGFG encoded by the coding sequence GTGGGCGGGCGACTGGTCGTTGTGGCGGGGCCGATTGGCAACCTCAGCGACCTTTCGCCGCGCGCCCGGGAAGAGCTCGCCAACGCCGACGGTTGGTTTGTGGAGGACACCCGAATCAGCGGCAAACTGCAAACCGTGCTCGGCGTGAAAAAGCCGATGCGCACGCTCAACGAGCACACCACGCCACGGGCCGTTCAAGCCTACGTGGACGAGGTGGCCAAAGATCAAACATGGGCCGTGCTCAGCGACGGCGGCGCCCCCGCGATTAGCGACCCCGGCGCGCTACTGGTAGACCTTGCCCGCGAAGACGACATTGAAGTGGACGCGATTCCGGGTCCCAGCGCGGTGACCACCGCTCTTATGCTCAGCGGATTTTACGCGCAACGATTCGCCTTTCTTGGGTTTTTGCCCCGCAAGCCCGGACCTATGGGCCGCGAGCTCGAAGCCTACGCCGAAAGCACGCTCACGCTGGTGGTGTTCGAGTCGCCATTTAGGGTGCGAGCGTTCTTGGAAGTCGCCGGAAAAGCGCTTCCCGGAAGGCGATATGCAATTTGTCGAGAAATGTCGAAGGCTCACCAGCAAGTTTTTCGCGCTGAGTTGCCAATAATTCCCAGTGAGAAAGAAGTTCCCTCCAAAGGAGAGTTCACAATCGTCTTAGAAGGCAAGCGGAGCCGCGACTCGGGATTCGGGTAG
- a CDS encoding LacI family DNA-binding transcriptional regulator has translation MKRITLADVAKEAGVSVQTASHVMAENLTVRLPESTRQRVREAAAKLGYQPNRLARAMKTGRTNVLSLWMPVDRANPAYMVVVKYLSRFVREAGYELNIVGLSSDVAYGAERTMPTTWPVDGMIVFDAGRAVRIFREDPMNQRIPTVIIGLEEFENCDTCAWDVAGGVRGVVQGLISQGRKRIAYLAPRWVLEDYPNEQRRTGYRTALETVKRPELLIPTTGESTHEAELAIRDFLAHNDPPDAIFGFLDPLALGAVRELDRQGIRVPVDCAIWGYGNFPESEQSRVPLSTINAPLEALIRQAVLWITDRINHPDRESRVISLDLEVHQRESSIPLRLAEPKAFEAGS, from the coding sequence ATGAAGCGAATTACTTTGGCCGACGTGGCCAAGGAGGCGGGTGTCTCAGTGCAGACCGCGTCGCATGTGATGGCAGAGAACCTGACGGTTCGGCTGCCTGAATCCACGCGCCAACGGGTACGCGAAGCCGCGGCCAAACTCGGCTACCAACCCAATCGCCTGGCCCGCGCCATGAAAACCGGCCGCACCAACGTGCTGAGCCTGTGGATGCCTGTGGATCGCGCCAACCCCGCCTACATGGTGGTGGTCAAATATCTCAGTCGGTTTGTTCGCGAGGCGGGCTACGAGCTCAACATCGTCGGCCTGTCGAGCGACGTGGCTTACGGCGCCGAACGCACGATGCCGACCACCTGGCCGGTGGATGGGATGATCGTGTTTGATGCCGGTCGCGCGGTGCGCATTTTCCGCGAAGACCCGATGAACCAGCGCATCCCGACGGTCATCATCGGCCTCGAAGAGTTTGAGAACTGCGACACCTGCGCTTGGGATGTGGCCGGCGGCGTCCGAGGAGTGGTGCAGGGCCTCATTTCGCAAGGTCGCAAACGCATTGCCTATCTCGCGCCGCGCTGGGTGTTGGAAGACTATCCCAACGAGCAACGCCGCACCGGCTATCGCACGGCACTAGAAACCGTGAAGCGCCCCGAACTGCTGATTCCGACGACCGGAGAATCCACGCACGAAGCCGAGCTGGCCATCCGCGACTTTTTGGCCCACAACGATCCGCCCGACGCGATTTTCGGCTTCCTCGATCCGCTCGCTCTCGGCGCGGTCCGCGAGCTCGATCGCCAAGGCATCCGCGTGCCGGTGGATTGCGCGATTTGGGGCTACGGCAACTTCCCCGAAAGCGAGCAATCGCGCGTGCCGCTCAGCACCATCAATGCTCCGCTGGAGGCGCTGATTCGCCAGGCGGTGCTTTGGATCACCGATAGAATTAATCACCCGGATCGTGAGAGCCGGGTGATTTCCTTGGACCTGGAGGTTCATCAGCGCGAGTCCTCCATTCCGCTTCGCCTCGCCGAGCCTAAGGCTTTTGAGGCAGGATCATAA
- a CDS encoding endonuclease/exonuclease/phosphatase family protein produces the protein MKAAVSPVRSRKQVRRPRVVTWLYAWAALVLLIWGVSAAGNDRAWWGTALASVPPQVWLIPTALLLVIGVAGKNLRLIWVPLVACALVHLGQMGFRWALVTGSSMPELKVLTWNLRHGERGMNSIVAELRRIDADVLLLQETHQGELGDSPFQVLREKLPEYNFVGGEETMILSKLPIRESRVNELPLASHRRFVPQAEIEFEGKVVTLYSVHLLNGLRPDWLKGPSGLPRKLDHAEKQRWDQIKAVDGAIRAEGPVIIGGDFNTLPRGAIYQHFADRYTDAFAAAGRGLGWTFPDYFLTARIDYLWSSPELVPVEANVVGARASDHLPVLAKYILKK, from the coding sequence ATGAAGGCAGCCGTCTCCCCAGTTCGATCTCGCAAGCAGGTGCGTCGCCCGCGTGTTGTCACGTGGTTGTATGCCTGGGCGGCGCTGGTTCTGCTGATATGGGGTGTGAGCGCCGCCGGCAACGATCGCGCGTGGTGGGGCACCGCGCTGGCCTCGGTGCCGCCGCAGGTGTGGCTCATCCCCACCGCGCTGCTGCTGGTCATTGGTGTGGCGGGCAAAAACCTGCGGCTCATTTGGGTGCCTCTGGTTGCCTGCGCCTTGGTGCATCTGGGGCAGATGGGATTTCGCTGGGCATTGGTCACTGGTAGCTCGATGCCCGAGCTCAAGGTGCTGACCTGGAACCTGCGCCACGGCGAGCGCGGCATGAACTCCATTGTCGCCGAGCTTCGCCGGATTGACGCCGACGTGTTGCTGCTCCAAGAAACTCATCAGGGCGAACTGGGCGACAGTCCATTCCAGGTGCTGCGCGAGAAGCTGCCGGAATACAATTTCGTCGGCGGCGAGGAGACGATGATCCTGAGCAAGCTACCGATCCGGGAATCGCGGGTCAACGAGCTTCCGCTGGCGAGTCATCGACGGTTCGTCCCGCAAGCCGAGATCGAATTCGAGGGCAAGGTCGTCACGCTGTATTCCGTGCACCTGCTCAACGGGCTCCGCCCCGATTGGCTCAAGGGCCCCAGCGGCCTTCCGCGCAAGCTCGACCACGCCGAAAAGCAGCGTTGGGACCAGATTAAGGCGGTGGACGGCGCGATCCGCGCCGAGGGTCCGGTGATCATCGGAGGCGACTTTAACACGTTGCCGCGCGGCGCGATCTATCAGCATTTTGCCGACCGCTACACGGATGCCTTTGCCGCCGCGGGGCGCGGCCTCGGCTGGACCTTCCCCGACTACTTCCTCACCGCGCGCATTGACTACCTCTGGAGTTCGCCGGAACTGGTTCCGGTGGAGGCGAATGTGGTGGGCGCCCGCGCCAGCGACCACCTGCCGGTGCTCGCGAAGTACATCCTCAAGAAGTAA
- a CDS encoding AAA family ATPase, with product MSHTIDEFTTIFSDGLPQFLDILPPVVRERLQVEPDLEKLVEVVLDYGRPAEVRLRDRVFRMENVIVSDLDIEYVVKSLGEFGEDNRAGIERTLHRISAIRNRTTKIVGLTCRVGRALEGTIDIIDDIVRSGKSILLLGKPGVGKTTKLREVARVLADEVNRRVIIVDTSNEIAGDGDVPHPGIGNARRMQVPRVSEQYNVMIEAVENHMPEVIVIDEIGNEPEAQAARTINERGVQLVGTAHGQTLENLMLNPALADLIGGIQAVTLSDDEAKRRGTQKTVLERKAPPTFDVVIELLDYDRVAVHHNVMKTVDLILRGVPPRPEIRVRNTSGQVEVVQQEATAELNVPGFNEPYPSLPKNAEQGVLPEADLKRREPAPPRDKVQTEKRATAVFRVFPYGIAKTRLERAIRERKINAVIVNDIHQADGMIAMKTTYNNRPGKIRELNRVVPTEVVKSNTYGQIAAALENLVRSGAMAADHQERAIAEAITGISQVLQTGKPVHLSPQPAMFRRLQMEQIEQRHLRCEGVGIDPDRYLMILPQKP from the coding sequence ATGTCTCACACGATTGACGAGTTCACTACCATCTTCTCCGATGGCCTTCCCCAGTTCCTAGATATCCTACCGCCGGTGGTGCGAGAGCGCCTTCAGGTGGAGCCGGACCTTGAAAAGCTGGTCGAGGTCGTCCTGGATTACGGTCGGCCCGCTGAGGTCCGGCTTCGCGACCGCGTCTTCCGCATGGAAAACGTGATCGTCTCCGATTTGGACATCGAGTACGTGGTCAAGTCGCTCGGCGAATTCGGCGAGGACAACCGCGCCGGCATCGAGCGCACGCTCCACCGCATCTCGGCGATTCGCAACCGAACGACCAAGATCGTCGGTCTCACCTGCCGGGTGGGCCGCGCCCTCGAAGGCACCATCGACATTATTGATGACATCGTGCGGAGTGGCAAGTCCATTTTGCTGCTCGGTAAGCCCGGCGTCGGTAAGACCACCAAGCTCCGGGAAGTCGCCCGTGTGCTGGCCGACGAGGTCAATAGGCGCGTCATCATCGTCGACACGAGCAACGAAATTGCCGGCGACGGCGATGTGCCGCACCCCGGCATTGGCAACGCCCGCCGCATGCAAGTGCCGCGCGTGAGCGAGCAATACAACGTGATGATCGAGGCGGTGGAGAACCACATGCCCGAGGTCATTGTGATTGACGAAATTGGCAACGAGCCCGAAGCCCAGGCCGCCCGCACCATCAACGAGCGCGGCGTGCAATTGGTGGGCACGGCGCACGGTCAAACGCTCGAAAACCTAATGCTCAACCCGGCGCTAGCCGACCTCATCGGCGGCATCCAAGCGGTGACGCTCAGCGACGACGAAGCCAAGCGTCGCGGCACCCAAAAGACCGTGCTCGAGCGCAAGGCTCCGCCGACTTTTGATGTGGTCATTGAGTTGCTCGATTACGACCGCGTGGCCGTTCACCACAACGTGATGAAGACGGTGGACCTGATTCTGCGCGGCGTGCCGCCGCGGCCCGAGATTCGCGTCCGCAACACGTCTGGCCAGGTCGAGGTGGTGCAACAAGAAGCAACCGCCGAACTCAACGTTCCCGGGTTCAATGAGCCGTATCCGAGCTTGCCGAAAAACGCCGAGCAAGGCGTCTTGCCCGAAGCTGACCTGAAGCGACGCGAGCCCGCGCCGCCCCGCGACAAGGTGCAAACCGAAAAGCGGGCGACCGCCGTGTTCCGCGTATTCCCTTACGGAATCGCGAAGACTCGGCTGGAGCGCGCGATTCGCGAGCGAAAAATCAACGCCGTGATCGTGAACGACATCCATCAGGCGGATGGCATGATCGCGATGAAGACGACCTACAACAACCGCCCAGGCAAAATCCGTGAGCTCAATCGCGTGGTGCCGACCGAGGTTGTGAAGTCGAACACCTACGGCCAAATCGCCGCCGCTCTCGAGAACTTGGTGCGGAGCGGCGCGATGGCCGCCGACCACCAGGAGCGCGCGATTGCCGAAGCCATCACCGGCATCAGCCAGGTGCTACAAACCGGGAAGCCGGTGCATCTGAGCCCGCAGCCGGCGATGTTCCGACGCTTGCAAATGGAGCAGATTGAACAGCGACATTTGCGCTGCGAAGGCGTTGGGATCGACCCGGATCGCTACCTTATGATCCTGCCTCAAAAGCCTTAG
- the lexA gene encoding transcriptional repressor LexA, producing the protein MAKGLTRRQEAILVFVNEYIKEKGYPPSIREIGSHFEIGSLRGVTVHLDALAKKGFIARANTPRSIRITHPAYENSANRTAMLPLVGTIAAGIPITADQHVEDLIPVPAQMVKNIENAFLLRVRGDSMNGEGIMPRDLVVIKPQQTAVNGDLVAVLLGDEATVKRIRYEPKGTFLIASNPNYSPIAVDREDAKIIGRVVGLIRDYAGMAF; encoded by the coding sequence ATGGCTAAGGGACTAACACGACGGCAGGAAGCAATTCTCGTTTTTGTCAACGAGTACATCAAGGAAAAGGGGTATCCGCCCTCGATTCGGGAAATCGGATCGCACTTTGAGATCGGCTCGCTGCGCGGGGTGACGGTTCACCTGGACGCGCTAGCCAAGAAAGGCTTTATCGCGCGGGCAAACACGCCCCGCTCCATCCGAATTACGCACCCGGCCTACGAGAATTCGGCGAACCGCACCGCGATGCTCCCGCTCGTCGGGACAATTGCCGCCGGGATCCCCATCACCGCCGACCAGCACGTGGAAGACCTGATTCCGGTACCCGCGCAAATGGTGAAGAACATCGAAAACGCGTTTCTGCTTCGGGTGCGAGGCGACTCGATGAACGGCGAAGGCATCATGCCGCGCGACCTGGTGGTAATCAAGCCCCAACAAACCGCGGTGAACGGCGACTTGGTCGCGGTTCTCCTCGGCGACGAAGCCACCGTCAAGCGCATTCGCTACGAGCCGAAGGGCACGTTCCTCATCGCCAGCAACCCCAACTACAGCCCGATTGCGGTGGATCGCGAAGACGCCAAGATCATTGGCCGCGTGGTCGGCCTCATACGCGACTACGCGGGCATGGCGTTCTAA
- a CDS encoding nicotinamide mononucleotide transporter, whose amino-acid sequence MKSPLMILSLAASAVLIWLGVSGRIPNSWQECVGAVAGAWCVWLAAKENIWNWPIGLVNAVFTGIVLFEGKLFADAWLQLVYFLCGIWGWWSWVYGGANRTELPVTRCSRTELLIGLALGAIGTYFARLLLIRYNGASPMLDAVLTSFSLVAQYWLIRKRIENWVLWIVLDVVYVPWFAYRQYYLFAILYFVFLVLAVIGYRDWKNSLEKPAIASTL is encoded by the coding sequence ATGAAATCGCCCCTCATGATCCTAAGCCTGGCCGCCTCGGCGGTGCTCATTTGGCTTGGCGTCAGCGGGCGAATCCCGAATTCTTGGCAAGAGTGCGTGGGCGCCGTGGCGGGCGCTTGGTGCGTGTGGCTCGCCGCCAAAGAGAACATTTGGAACTGGCCCATTGGTTTGGTCAACGCCGTGTTCACTGGCATCGTGTTGTTTGAGGGCAAGCTTTTTGCCGACGCCTGGCTGCAACTCGTGTACTTCCTGTGCGGCATCTGGGGCTGGTGGAGCTGGGTCTACGGCGGTGCAAATCGCACCGAACTCCCCGTGACCCGATGCTCCCGGACCGAGCTGTTAATTGGGCTAGCCCTGGGGGCCATCGGCACCTACTTCGCCCGGCTCCTGCTCATCCGCTACAACGGCGCCTCGCCCATGCTCGACGCGGTGCTGACCTCGTTCAGCCTCGTCGCGCAGTACTGGCTCATCCGCAAGCGCATCGAAAACTGGGTGCTCTGGATTGTGCTCGACGTGGTTTACGTGCCGTGGTTTGCCTATCGCCAGTACTACCTGTTCGCAATTCTCTACTTCGTTTTCCTCGTTCTAGCCGTGATTGGATACCGCGACTGGAAGAATTCTTTAGAAAAACCTGCAATCGCCTCTACATTGTAA
- a CDS encoding carboxypeptidase regulatory-like domain-containing protein, translating to MKRLNVGLLTLAAVILAGCGGQTATRSVTVSGRITDVDGAPIRGATVTAGSATTTSSTNGAYVLDRVLSIDQAVIAEYVDGNGVTYRGRNLARVSEGEQTISVNMMIAPTSSLARISGYVEDRFGNRIVGARVFAYGGGAYSSSSAVSGDNGRFVIRDLISGVDYQLNAGAVGYSNDFDSATLNAGQERSMLFVLGDAGFPVLPAPTGLTTLAWTSQPASRDARHNAAMTQVKSLFDPGYATRRAAKTRLTNSAAPIEVEVEWTPLQGNNFLGYGIYRGEGSGTIVGRDYWREPLGGAYIDGDVNLRPGRTYNYQITALGTSYPEDPDAEGPRSSVVSAETLDDLFLTAPNFGTAPNSSIQFRWQAGSGAESYVVYLFDEYPGPGVQSIWNNASSPTTSNVLNYSGSALAINNTYYYVVLGLANSQRSRTISAVDSFVYR from the coding sequence ATGAAGCGATTGAATGTTGGACTGTTGACCCTGGCGGCTGTGATTTTGGCCGGATGTGGCGGACAAACCGCCACGCGAAGCGTAACCGTGAGCGGACGCATCACTGACGTGGACGGAGCCCCGATTCGCGGCGCAACCGTGACCGCCGGAAGTGCGACCACCACAAGCTCGACCAACGGCGCGTACGTGCTGGACCGCGTGCTGAGCATTGACCAAGCGGTGATTGCGGAATATGTGGACGGCAACGGCGTGACCTACCGAGGTCGCAACCTCGCGCGGGTTTCCGAAGGCGAGCAGACGATCAGCGTGAACATGATGATCGCGCCCACGTCTTCGCTGGCCAGGATTAGCGGGTACGTGGAAGATCGCTTCGGCAACCGCATCGTCGGAGCCCGGGTGTTTGCCTACGGTGGCGGCGCTTACAGTAGCTCCAGCGCGGTGAGCGGCGACAATGGCCGATTCGTGATTCGCGACCTGATTTCGGGCGTGGATTATCAGCTGAACGCGGGCGCAGTCGGCTACAGCAACGATTTTGATTCGGCCACGCTCAACGCGGGCCAAGAGCGTAGCATGCTGTTTGTGCTCGGCGACGCCGGGTTCCCGGTGTTGCCCGCGCCGACCGGTCTGACAACGCTCGCCTGGACCTCGCAACCGGCCAGTCGCGACGCTCGGCATAACGCCGCGATGACGCAGGTCAAGAGCCTGTTTGACCCGGGCTACGCCACGCGTCGGGCCGCCAAGACGCGACTTACCAATTCAGCCGCGCCGATTGAGGTGGAAGTCGAGTGGACGCCGCTGCAAGGCAACAATTTCTTGGGTTACGGCATCTACCGTGGCGAAGGCAGCGGCACGATTGTCGGCCGCGACTACTGGCGCGAGCCGCTCGGCGGCGCTTACATTGATGGCGACGTCAACTTGCGTCCGGGCCGAACCTACAACTATCAGATCACCGCCCTCGGCACGAGCTATCCGGAGGATCCGGATGCGGAAGGGCCGCGCAGCTCGGTGGTATCGGCGGAAACCTTGGACGACCTGTTCTTGACCGCGCCGAACTTTGGCACCGCCCCGAATAGCTCCATTCAGTTCCGGTGGCAAGCCGGTTCGGGCGCCGAAAGCTACGTGGTGTACCTTTTTGATGAGTACCCGGGGCCGGGCGTGCAAAGCATCTGGAACAACGCGTCCTCGCCGACCACCTCGAACGTGCTCAACTACTCGGGCAGCGCGCTCGCCATCAACAACACGTACTATTACGTGGTGCTCGGGCTGGCGAATAGCCAAAGAAGCCGAACCATCAGCGCGGTTGATTCGTTTGTGTATCGGTAA
- a CDS encoding polysaccharide export protein, whose product MKKFALWILMVLTLISSAFGQSSTETYRLQAEDVLRIQVFGLQEIAAEVRVGRDGKVTAPFIGSIRAEGLTASELEAELAREYVKKLRLRDPRVSVTIVQFRQMTASITGAANRPGLIPIRQGDTVLDLIAAGGGLFPQNAADGKRATLQRRGSKELIPVDLDALLKRGDLSQNYELMDGDVLAVPENLNNRVFVFGAVQQPGPKLFRDGMTLSEALVESGGDIPYRTQLSKTTVQRPRPGSPGQYDFIQVDLIKFLKKNDANQNLALRPGDIVFFADSKTPDANRIAQLSTSVANFFFILDRFGLNIIGR is encoded by the coding sequence ATGAAAAAGTTCGCACTTTGGATTTTGATGGTCCTGACGCTGATTTCCTCGGCGTTCGGCCAATCCAGCACGGAAACCTACCGCCTGCAAGCGGAAGACGTTCTCCGCATTCAAGTCTTTGGCCTGCAAGAAATCGCGGCTGAAGTGCGAGTCGGACGCGACGGAAAGGTCACCGCGCCGTTCATCGGTAGCATCCGCGCCGAAGGACTGACGGCCAGCGAACTTGAAGCCGAGCTCGCCCGCGAGTATGTCAAGAAGCTCCGCCTTCGCGACCCGCGCGTCTCGGTGACGATCGTACAATTCCGCCAGATGACGGCTTCGATTACGGGTGCTGCGAACCGCCCGGGTCTGATTCCGATTCGCCAGGGCGACACCGTTCTGGACCTCATCGCCGCGGGTGGTGGCCTGTTCCCACAGAACGCCGCCGATGGCAAGCGCGCTACGCTTCAACGTCGCGGTAGCAAGGAACTCATTCCCGTGGACCTAGACGCCCTGCTCAAGCGCGGCGACCTTTCGCAAAACTACGAATTGATGGACGGCGACGTGCTCGCCGTGCCGGAAAATCTGAACAACCGCGTGTTCGTGTTCGGAGCTGTGCAACAGCCGGGTCCAAAGCTGTTCCGCGACGGCATGACGCTCAGCGAGGCGTTGGTCGAATCGGGCGGCGACATTCCCTACCGCACCCAACTGAGTAAGACCACGGTTCAACGACCGCGTCCGGGCTCGCCGGGGCAGTACGACTTTATTCAAGTCGACCTCATCAAGTTCCTCAAGAAGAACGACGCGAATCAGAACCTGGCGCTTCGCCCGGGCGACATCGTGTTCTTCGCCGATAGCAAGACGCCGGATGCCAACCGCATCGCTCAGCTCTCCACGTCGGTGGCCAACTTCTTCTTCATCCTCGATCGATTCGGCCTGAACATCATCGGCCGCTAA
- a CDS encoding metallophosphoesterase, with the protein MKLGKAIATVAGASAGLLLYGALVEVHKLEVTRKRLRLRRWPTALNGLRVGFLSDFHICDAGTIALTQRAVAKLLEHEPDLILLGGDFVHRWTAESLDQLEAALGGLANSGGRVFAVPGNRDYLGGYPELLEPLFRKLGIKLLRNDVAEFNGVQIVGIDSANASQADPIGSMELADAEQPTIVLWHEPDLVDWVPDGADLMLSGHSHGGQFTTPWGYAPVTSKNGRRYLRGYFPDAATPLYVNRGLGTTGPPSRLFCRPEVTILDLVQG; encoded by the coding sequence ATGAAGCTGGGAAAAGCCATTGCCACCGTCGCTGGCGCGAGCGCGGGCCTACTGCTATACGGGGCGTTGGTCGAGGTGCATAAGCTCGAAGTCACCCGCAAGCGATTGCGCCTACGCCGCTGGCCGACCGCGCTGAACGGGCTGCGAGTCGGCTTCCTCAGCGACTTTCACATCTGCGACGCGGGCACCATCGCCCTCACGCAGCGCGCCGTGGCCAAACTTCTGGAGCACGAACCGGACCTGATTCTGCTCGGGGGTGATTTTGTCCATCGGTGGACGGCCGAGAGCCTCGACCAGCTTGAAGCCGCGCTTGGCGGCCTCGCGAATAGCGGCGGGCGAGTGTTTGCCGTGCCCGGCAATCGCGACTACTTGGGCGGCTACCCCGAGCTGCTAGAGCCGCTCTTCCGCAAGCTCGGCATCAAGCTATTGCGCAACGATGTGGCCGAGTTCAATGGCGTGCAGATAGTGGGAATTGATTCGGCCAACGCCAGCCAAGCCGACCCGATTGGCTCGATGGAACTGGCCGACGCCGAGCAGCCGACGATTGTGCTGTGGCACGAGCCCGACCTAGTGGACTGGGTTCCGGATGGCGCAGATTTGATGCTGAGCGGGCACTCGCACGGCGGGCAATTCACCACGCCCTGGGGGTACGCGCCGGTGACCAGCAAGAATGGCCGCCGCTATCTGCGCGGCTACTTCCCCGACGCCGCCACGCCGTTGTACGTGAATCGCGGGCTCGGCACGACCGGCCCTCCGAGTCGGCTGTTCTGCCGCCCGGAGGTGACGATCTTGGATTTGGTTCAGGGCTAA